In a single window of the Pseudomonas sp. B21-015 genome:
- the ccoN gene encoding cytochrome-c oxidase, cbb3-type subunit I, translated as MSTATIGQPYNYKVVRQFVVATVVWGVVGMAMGVWIASQLVWPEMNLDLPWTTFGRLRPLHTSLVIFGFAGSAQFAASYYAVQRTCQVRLYSDKLAAFTFWGWQSVIVVMLITLPLGYTTTKEYAEIEFSGAVWMTVVWVAYAIVFFTTVVQRKPHHIYVGNWFFGAFIVVIAMLHVVNHLSIPVDWFKSYPVYSGATDAMVQWWYGHNAVGFFLTTGFLGMMYYFVPKQVGRPVYSYRLSIMHFWALITLYIWAGPHHLHYTALPDWAQSLGMAMSLILLAPSWGGMINGMMTLSGAWHKLRTDPILRFLVLSLAFYGMSTFEGPMMAIKTVNALSHYTDWTIGHVHAGALGWVAMITFGAIYHMVPKVFGRTQMHSVPLINLHFWLATIGTVLYIASMWVNGITQGLMWRAINDDGTLTYSFVEALQASHPGFVVRFVGGVFFLSGMLLMAYNVWRTVRVADVKMAELEAQFA; from the coding sequence ATGAGCACAGCAACAATCGGACAGCCCTATAACTATAAGGTCGTCCGCCAATTCGTCGTGGCAACCGTGGTATGGGGTGTCGTCGGGATGGCGATGGGGGTATGGATCGCTTCGCAACTGGTGTGGCCCGAGATGAACCTCGACCTGCCGTGGACCACCTTCGGCCGCTTGCGCCCGCTGCACACCAGCCTGGTGATTTTCGGCTTTGCCGGCAGCGCGCAATTCGCCGCCAGTTATTACGCGGTGCAGCGCACCTGCCAGGTACGGCTGTACTCCGACAAGCTCGCCGCATTCACCTTTTGGGGCTGGCAATCGGTGATCGTGGTGATGCTGATCACCCTGCCGCTGGGCTACACCACCACCAAGGAATACGCCGAGATCGAGTTCTCCGGCGCGGTGTGGATGACGGTGGTCTGGGTCGCCTATGCCATCGTGTTCTTCACCACCGTGGTGCAACGCAAGCCCCATCACATCTACGTCGGCAACTGGTTTTTCGGTGCATTCATCGTGGTGATCGCCATGCTGCACGTGGTCAATCACCTGTCGATTCCGGTGGACTGGTTCAAGTCGTATCCGGTGTACTCCGGGGCCACCGACGCCATGGTGCAATGGTGGTACGGGCACAACGCGGTGGGGTTCTTCCTCACCACCGGCTTCCTCGGGATGATGTATTACTTCGTGCCGAAACAGGTCGGGCGGCCGGTGTATTCCTATCGCTTGTCGATCATGCACTTCTGGGCGCTGATCACCCTGTACATCTGGGCCGGCCCCCACCACTTGCACTACACCGCGCTGCCGGACTGGGCGCAGTCGCTGGGCATGGCGATGTCGCTGATTCTGCTGGCGCCGAGCTGGGGCGGGATGATCAACGGCATGATGACGCTCTCGGGCGCCTGGCATAAATTGCGCACCGACCCGATCCTGCGCTTTCTGGTGCTGTCCCTGGCCTTCTACGGCATGTCGACCTTCGAAGGGCCGATGATGGCGATCAAAACGGTCAACGCCCTCTCCCACTACACCGACTGGACCATCGGCCACGTTCACGCAGGCGCCCTCGGCTGGGTGGCGATGATCACCTTCGGCGCCATTTACCACATGGTTCCGAAAGTCTTCGGCCGCACGCAAATGCACAGCGTGCCGTTGATCAACCTGCACTTCTGGCTGGCGACCATCGGCACCGTGCTGTACATCGCCTCGATGTGGGTCAACGGCATCACCCAGGGTTTGATGTGGCGCGCGATCAACGACGACGGCACGCTGACCTACTCGTTCGTCGAAGCCTTGCAGGCCAGTCATCCGGGGTTTGTGGTGCGCTTTGTCGGCGGGGTGTTCTTCCTCAGCGGCATGTTGCTGATGGCCTACAACGTGTGGCGCACGGTGCGGGTGGCGGACGTGAAGATGGCCGAACTTGAAGCGCAGTTTGCCTAA
- a CDS encoding cbb3-type cytochrome c oxidase subunit 3, with translation MIEMVLNLLGVFGLWLAVEYCLKHQTAESLDDASLIPFADDPEVARRVELATGKTVKAVAPEEVKPGWGNLEI, from the coding sequence ATGATCGAGATGGTGTTGAATCTATTGGGTGTTTTTGGGCTTTGGCTCGCAGTGGAATATTGCCTGAAACACCAGACCGCCGAGAGCCTGGACGATGCCAGCCTGATTCCGTTTGCCGATGACCCCGAGGTGGCGCGGCGGGTGGAACTGGCCACGGGCAAAACCGTGAAAGCGGTGGCACCGGAAGAGGTGAAGCCGGGTTGGGGCAACCTCGAAATCTGA
- a CDS encoding helix-turn-helix domain-containing protein, whose product MPGVLSQYLPGGKVCLQLLPRAAYSARDPAQSQTLGVTLERQQGVHAIDSDRRTDFDTWPGVLAYTPVGVEVFSESATGGEYLLMRLNEPFACEQLPAVAHRVQSCGNRRALALAREVRRQLLATQPDVLALEQCAVALVGVANAKADTTQRATPKAFARVMEQIAEQFQQPLTLEQLAATYGHNELRFLRDFTRAIGLTPHAYLIEVRLQAARRMIERTDLPLAAIALDVGFAHQSHMGSAFRKHLAMTPRQYRLRF is encoded by the coding sequence ATGCCCGGTGTGCTGAGCCAGTACCTGCCGGGCGGCAAAGTCTGCTTGCAACTCTTGCCCCGTGCGGCGTACAGCGCCCGTGATCCGGCACAGTCGCAAACCCTCGGGGTGACGCTGGAGCGTCAGCAAGGCGTGCACGCGATCGATTCTGACCGACGGACGGATTTCGATACCTGGCCAGGTGTATTGGCGTACACGCCGGTCGGCGTGGAAGTGTTTTCCGAATCGGCCACCGGTGGTGAGTATCTGCTGATGCGGCTGAACGAGCCGTTTGCCTGCGAACAGTTACCCGCCGTGGCCCATCGCGTGCAGTCTTGCGGCAATCGACGTGCGCTGGCCCTGGCGCGAGAGGTACGGCGTCAGTTGCTCGCCACGCAACCCGACGTGCTGGCCCTTGAGCAATGTGCCGTGGCTCTGGTGGGTGTAGCGAATGCGAAAGCCGATACAACGCAGCGTGCCACGCCGAAGGCCTTCGCCCGAGTCATGGAGCAGATCGCCGAGCAGTTCCAGCAACCTCTGACACTGGAACAATTGGCTGCCACCTACGGGCACAACGAACTGCGTTTTCTGCGCGATTTCACCCGGGCTATCGGCCTGACGCCCCACGCTTACCTCATTGAAGTGCGACTTCAGGCGGCACGAAGGATGATCGAACGCACTGATCTACCCTTGGCCGCTATCGCGCTGGATGTCGGCTTCGCCCATCAGTCCCACATGGGCAGTGCCTTTCGCAAACACTTGGCCATGACCCCCCGCCAATACCGTTTACGCTTTTAG